From Candidatus Thermoplasmatota archaeon:
TATTAAAGTCAAAATCGGCTTGCGCTCTAAAATTAATTTGGTTAAAATACTCTGGCAAAGTTCTGAATTGAAATTATCAAAATATTTATCTTTGACAACTAAAACTTCATCTACATTCTCACTCAAGCTCTTTGCAAAACTATCTATATTATTCCAGCCCAGTATCAAAGCAGTAACTTTTGCATTTAGTTGTGTTGCAAGCTCGCTGGCTTTAGCGACAAGCTCTAAACTTATATCTCTTAATTTGCCAGCTCTATGCTCCGCAAGAACTAAAATTTCACTCATCTCAACAGACCTTTCTCTTTTATAATAGAACTTAATTTGGCAGTAGCTTCATCTAAACCTCCTGTTAGAATTTCTGCTTTCTTTAGTTTAGGAGGAATAAATAAATTTTCAATTACAACTTTAGGTTTCAGCTCTCCCAGCCTCAGCAATTTTATCTCTTTAGCGGAAGCCCTTTTTATACCGAGCATAGAAGCGTATCTAGGCTCGTTTATACCTGATTGTACAGTGAAAACTGCAGGTAAATTTATAATCAGCAACTCTTTAGTACCGCCCTCAAGCTCTCTTTCTACTTTCGCACTCTTTCCTTCAAGCTCAATTTTAGTAACTATCGTTGCATGGGGCACATTTAAGAGCTCTGCAAGCATACCTCCAACTTGTGCCTGTGCGTAGTCTGAAGATTGCACCCCAGTTAGTATTAGATCAAACTTGTAATTCTGCTCCTTTATTGCTTGAGCTAGAAGTAATGAAGTTAAATAGCCATCAAGTTGCTCCACTGTATCTATTCTCACAGCTTCATCCGCGCCTTTTGCTAAGCACATTCTCAGCATTGTATCTGCATTTGAAGAGCCTATTGTAATAACTCTAACAAAGCCTGAAAATTTTTCTTTAATTAAAATAGCCTCCTCCAACGCATAATTATCCCATTCATTTATATCTAGAGGAAGATTTGCTATTTTAACGCTCTTTTTATCTTCACTAATTTTAAGCTCAGCCTCAGTAGTATCAGGAACTTGCTTAGCACATACGATTATTTCCATCTTTCTGGATCTTTAAATTGTGCTAAGAAAACTTATATTTTTTGGAAAAGGCGAATTACAATTATTATGATTGCAACATGTGCTGATATAAAACTTACGACCAATTAACTCAATGCCTCAGCAGTTATTTCAGCTAAATCCATAACCTTAATTTTATCTTCGCTATTCGTAGTTTTAACTGCGTCTTCAAGAGTAAGTAGACAGAAAGGACATGATGTGAGAATAATTTCAGCACCAAGCTCAATTGCATCTTTAACTCTAACTTCGCTGAGCCTTTCCTTACCTACTTCACTTTCAAGCCACATTCTGCCGCCACCGCCCTCGCAGCACAAAGATGTTTCTTTGCATCGATCAAATTCCCTAAACTCTAAATTTTTTATACCGGCAATAATTTTGCGAGGTTCTTCAAATGTTTTGTTCCTTTTGCCTAAATAGCAAGGGTCATGAAAAGTTATGACTTTATTTTCTTTAACTGATTTTAAATTCAAGCTGCCTTTCTCAAGCAGTTCTGAAAGAAACTCAGTATAATGCTTTACATTTAGCTCAGCTCCAAATTTAGGGTAGTCGTTTTTGAATGTGTTATAGCAGTGCGGCGAAATTGTGATAATCTCATCGATATTGTATTTTTTAAATACTGATATATTCTCTTCTGCAAGTAGCTCGAAAAGTCCCTCTTCACCTGCTTTCTTCATTTCGTTGCCGCAGCAGCATTCTTCATTACCTAAAATTCCGAAATTAACTTTTAAAGACTGAAAAATTTTAGCAAGCGCTTTAGCAATATTTTGGCATCTTGGATCGTAAGCTGGGGTACAGCCAACGTATAGAAGTAGTTCTGCCTGCTTACCTTCATCAAGCCTTTTTATACCAAGCTCGGAGCACCAGTCACTTCTTTTCTCTTTGGCTCTTCCCCAAGGGTTCTTGTGCTTTAAAGTACTCTCTAATGCATTACGTAAAGTTGTTGGTATTCTGCCTTTTTCTATTACCCTACTCCTAAGCTCGCAAATGAAGTCGAGCGGCTTTGCCTTCTTAGGGCATCTTAACTCGCAGGTAGCGCAGGTAGTACAATCCCAAAGCTCTTTTTTATCAAATTGAAAATCTTTTGTGATTATTGCTTCGTAAACAAGCCTCCTTATTCTTAATTCTGATTTTAGAGCTATTGGGCATGAGCCTGTGCATTTGCCGCACTGCACACAGCCCAGCAAATCGTATTTCTGTATAAGAGTTTGCATTCTTCAGTTTTAGTATATACTTTAATAAATCTAAAGTTTTTGCATAGCAGCAAAATTTACTATCTACTATTCCATACTTAATTATAATATGAGGCTAGAGCTAACAGAAGAGCAGCTAAAGTTCAAAGCGTTAGTAAGAGAATTTGCAGAAAAAGAGATTGCTCCTATAGCGCAAGAAATAGATAGAGACGGCAGATTTCCATCTGAGGTAATAACTAAAGCTGCAAAACTTGGCTTACTAGGAATAACTATTCCAAAAGAATACGGCGGTCTCGGCTTAGATAATATAAGCTATGCCATTGCAATAGAAGAAATTTCTAAAGTCTCGGGCTCTTTAGGTCTAACTTTAGAAGCTCATAACTCGCTTTGTACATGGCATATTTATAATAAAGGTACTGAGGAGCAGCGCAAAAAATATGTCGTTCCGCTTGCTAAAGGTCAGTACTTGGGCGCATGGGCTTTAACAGAGCCTTTAGCAGGTAGCGATGCCGCAAGTATACAGACAACTGCAGTACGCGAAGGTGACTATTGGGTAATTAACGGGACTAAATTATTCATTACGAACAGCGACATTGCAGGCACTATAGTTGTAATGGCTGTAACTGATAAGAGCAAACGCGCTAAGGGTATATCCGCATTTATTATAGAAAAAGGTACTGAAGGATTAAGCTACGGTAAAGAAGAGGATAAACTTGGTTTAAGAGCATGCAGAACTGTAGAAGTTATTTTAGAGAATTGCAAAGTACCTAAAGAAAATTTACTTGGTGGAGAGGGAATGGGCTTTATAGGCGCAATGGAAACTCTATACGGTGGTAGAGTTGGAGTTGCTGCAATGGCTGTAGGTATAGCGCAAGCTGCCTATGAGGTTTCTTTAAAATATTCTAAACAGCGTAAGCAGTTTGGTAAATATATTTGCGAATTTCAAGCTATTCAATGGATGCTTGCTAATATGGCTACGGAGATAGAAGCTGCAAGATTATTAGCTCTTAGAGCTGCTTATCTTGCAGATATAGGTAAAAGATATGTAAAAGAAGCTTCAATGGCTAAACTATTTGCAAGCGAAGTAGCGATGAAAATAACAGCTCAAGCAATTCAGATTTTGGGAGGCTATGGGTATACTGAAGACTATCCTGTAGAGCGATTTTTTAGAGATGTAAAGCTCTGTGAAATAGGAGAAGGTACTAGTGAAGTGGAAAGATTGATAATCTCAAGAGAAATTCTGAAAGAGTTATAGAAAAGCTTATTTTTGAAGAGCCTAATTTTTAAATTATGGATTTAAAATTAACCGAGGAGCAAGAATTAATAAAGAAGACTGTAAGAGATTTTGCAGCTAAAGAAATAGCTCCTGTAGCGCAGGAAATAGACAAAGAAAGGAGGTATCCAGCTGAAATTATCAACAAGCTTAGCAAGCTTGGTTTGATGGGTATAACAATCCCTTCAGAAGATTGCGGTGCAGGATTAGATACTGTAAGTTATACAATTGCAATTGAAGAGCTTTCTAAGGCATCTGCAGCTGTAGGTGCTATTGTAGCAGTGCACCATTTAGCTTGCGAAGTAATTAGAAAGTTTGGGACGCGAGAGCAGAAACGTAAATATCTTGCTAATTTAGCTTCTGGAAAATATTTAGGTGCTTTCGCCTTAACTGAACCTAATGCAGGCAGCGATGCCAGCGCAATAGAAATGAGTGCAAAGCTTGAAGGTAATGAATACGTGCTTAACGGTAAGAAGCTATTTATTGTGAACGGTGCGCAAGCAAGCGTTGTTAACGTATTTGCAAAGACAGATGCTACAAAAGGCGCTAAAGGGATATCTGCATTTATTGTAGAAAAAGACTTTCATGGATTTTCTGTTGGTAAAACAATCGGCAAGCTAGGCATAAGAGGCTGTGAAATCACAGAATTATTGTTTGAGAACTGCAAAGTACCAAAAGAAAATTTGATTGGTCAAGAAAACGAGGGTTTTAAAATTGCACTTGCTTCACTTGACTCTGGCAGAATTGGTATCGCATCGCAAGCTTTGGGTATAGCGCAGGCTGCTTTCGAAGAAGCTCTTAAATATTCTAAGCAACGCAAACAATTCGGTAAATTTATTTGCGAATTTCAAGCTATTCAATGGATGCTCGCTAATATGGCTACGGAGATAGAAGCTGCAAGATTGCTAGTTTACAAAGCAGCGCTTGCAAAAGACAGAAATGAAAAATTCACTTTGGAAGCTTCAATGGCGAAACTATTTGCAAGCGAAGTAGCTGTAAGAACTGCGATAAAAGCAGTTCAAATACACGGGGGCTACGGCTATACAAAAGATTATCCTGTTGAGCGCTATTTCAGAGATTCTAAGATAACAGAAATCTACGAAGGCACTAATGAGATTCAAAGATTGATAATTGCATCGCAACTTTTAGGTAGGCGAACTATTTAGGTACAAAATAGATATTCATCAAATTATCATCGCTGACTCTATCGAATTTAACTTTTACTTTCATACCGATTTTTAACTTTTTAGATTCTATTCTTTGAATAAGTCCTCCTGTAACGTTTTTGAATTTAACAAAAGCTATAGTTTGAGGCTTATCCAATTTATTACATTCTAAATCAACTTGAAGCTGAGTGAAAGAATAAATTTCGCCTTCGTTATCTATTTCTAGATAATCTTTCTCAGTTAGCTCTTTAAAACAATTTAGACAATAAATTTTAGGCGGCAAATATATCTTATGGCATCTATCACATCTAACACCTATCAGCTTACCTTGCTTCAAACCTCGAAAGAATTTTTCACCTGCTATGCCAACAGTATATAAATACCAAACTGGAATTTCGCCTACTACTTCTTTAATTCCCAAACTCTCTGTTATTCGCTCCTTCATTTTTGCTACTCCAAAGGCTTGAAATATTTTATATCTGTAATATCGCCTTTCCTTTCATTTGCTTCTTTCCAAACAGCTTTTACTCTCATACCAATTTTTACATCTTTAGGCTCTGCTTCGCCAAGAATGTGCAGAAAGCCTGCATTATCAGCGCCGTCTAGCCAGATTACAGCCGGAATTACTGGCTTCTCTAACTTGGTTGTATCGAAAGCAATATAAGAAAGTGCAAATGTATTTACAGTACCTGTATCTTTTAAATAGACCCATTCATCACTTTCTCTAAAACACTTTTCGCAGAACATACGTGGAGGGGTTGTAACTCTACTGCATTTGTTACATTTTCTGCCTATAATTTTACCGTTTTTCAGCTCTTTCAAAAATCTACCTATTGCTATACCTGTAGACCAGCAATATTTTGCAACAGGTTTATATTCGATAGCTAATACTTTGGTTCTTATATCCTCTCCTTTAATTGCAGTACCTTTATATTCTACCATCTAATCACCTTTTCATTATCACAACAGTACCTACCTGCATTAGATCGCCCCAGGCTTGCGCTAATCCATAATTCAGCTCTTTTGGAATCTGTCTTTTGCCGGCTTCGCCACGAAGTTGCCAGAAAAGTTCGCAGAGCTTCATTGTGCCTGTAGCTGCAATTGGATTTCCTACTCCTAAAGCGCCGCCTGAAGGGCATGTAGGTAAATCGCCGTCGCGCTGAGTTACACCTTCTCTCGTCAGTTTTGGCGCTTCACCTTTCTTGCAAAGCAAAAGACCCTCCATATGATGGAGCTCTTTATAATCGAAAGGGTCGTAAGGCTCTGCAAAATCTATATTCTTAGGTTCTATGCGAGCCATTTTATAAGCCATTCTTGCCGCTTTCTCTACATATTCTGGATAATATAAATCGCGATTAGTCCAGTAGGCAGTATCTAAATTCCAGCCAACGCCTGCAATCCAAACAGGCTCTTTTGTAATTTTACGCGCTCTCTCTTCACTACAGAGCACCAAAGCAGCTGCGCCATCGCTAGTAGGCGAAATGTCTAATCTTTGCACAGGATAGGCAAGCGTTTCTGAGCTCAATACATCTTCTACTGTAATTTTAGCACCAAGTTGTGCACAAGGATGGTCTAGTGCATTCTTTTTGTTTTTTACAGAAACGAGCGCTATATCCTCTTTCTTGATTTTATGCACAGTCATATACCTATTCATTTCAAGTGCGAAGATCCAGATTAAGTTTGGATATAATTGTCTTTCGTACATATTATCAAAAATTGTTAAGAACGCAGCTTGAGGATGAGGCTGACAACAGGACATTTTCTCTTCCGCTACTACCAAGCAGGTATCGAACAAGCCACTAGCTACATGCCACCAGCCATGAATTCCGACAAATACCCCTGTACCTCCGCCTACAGAACTTCTTGTATAAGGCTTACCAATTCCGCCACTACCTTCACTTAAATATTCTCCTTTCATATGCACGCCATCGAAAGCGTCTGGTGCAGTGCCGTGTGCAACACAATCAATATCTTTCAGCTCAAGACCGCAAGAATCTAACGCTTGTCTTGCAGCATAGAAAGCTAATTCTTGAGGAGTTTCTTTGGCCCTTCTAACGAATTTAGTCATTCCAGCGCCTACAACAGCTACTTTTCTCGTTTTATATCACCTCTCCAGAATTATTACTGCGCTACTATTAGTTGGTATTCCGCGCCACGCTTGCGCTAGACCTGTTTCTGCATTCTTTATTTGCCTTTTGCCAGCTTCGCCACGCAGCTGATAAACTACTTCTGCAAGTCTTAAAAGACCTGAGTTTTCAAAAGTATAACCCATTCCCAAAGAGCCTCCTGAAATATTCACATTCGTCCTTTCACTTAATTTCAGTGCTTTTAGATGCTGTAACTCTTTATAAGAATAGGTATCATCTATTTCTGCTAAATCTATATTCTTGGGCATGGTTTTACTGAGTTTGTAAGCCATTTCACCAGCTTTCTCTACGCAGGTAGCTCTTGCAAGTTCTCTAAGCTCTAAAGAGTAAACATCGTTGCACCAGCCTACACCTTTTATCCAAATAGCTCTTTCCTTGTTTCTTACTTTTGCAGCACTTGCTAAAATCACAACTGTGCATGCGTCTGCAAGCTGAGAAATATCAAGTTTAGTCAAAGGGTAAGAAACAACCTCAGAGTTCAGCACATCTTCTACCTTTAAATTGCTTCCGTAACATGCGATTGGATTGTCAAGCGCGTTCTTTTTGTTCTTTACAACTACCTCAGCGCAAAGCTCCCTTTTCAGCTTGTTCTCGTATAAAAATCTGGTCATTTCCAACCCTGCAAGAAAATGTGGATTGACGCCAAGTCTATTATAGAGAGGGTCGAAGCCGAATTCAAGAATATAATTCAAACTTAAAACATCTGAAATTTTGCTGTGCGCTTCTACAAGCGCTAGATCTATCAACCCTGTGCGTATTTGCATATAGGCATTGACTATACCGTGCAAGCCGTTACCGCCAATTGTGCATACCGCCTTCTGCATACCGCCTAACTGGTCTGGAACATATTCATCTGCAATACTTGTACCTTCTAAGAAGTCCTCAGAGCAGCAAATGAAGCTTTCCACAGCCTTAGCTTCAATTCCTGCATCATTATAGGCTCTTACAGCAGCTTGAAACATTAATTCTTTATAGGAAAGGTCTGAGATTATACTGTTAGTTTGCGACTGGCCTATACCGACAATTGCTACTTTTTGCATTTTTTACGACTCGCCTTAAAACAAATAAAGGTTTTATAAACCAAATATTTTTTGCTAGTCACTTTTCTTGAAGGCTAGGAAGGATAGACTCAAAATAGTCTAGTGATTCTGGATTAATTAGAGCATCTCTGTTTGTAACAGGCTTGCCATGTAATATATTAGTGACTGCAATCTCAACTTTCTTTTGATTGAAAGTGTAAGGAATTTCCGGCGTTTCCATAATTAAAGCTGGAACATGCCTAGGAGAAGCATTCTCTCGCAAGGTTTTTATTATTTTATCTTTCAGCTCTTCTGTTAAACTATATCCTTGAGCAAGTTTAACGAACAAAATCACACGCTGATCGCCTTTCCAATTCTGCCCTACCGCTAAACTATCTGCAATTTCAGGCAATCTTTCTACCACGTTATATATTTCAGCTGTACCTATTCTAACTCCGGAGGGCTTTAAAACTGCATCTGAACGCCCATAAAATGTTATTCCGCCTGTGTCGCTGTGAATTACTATATAGTCGCCGTGCCGCCATACATTCTTATCATAGTACCTGAAATAATCGTCTAAATACTTTTCATTATTTGAATCGTTCCAGAAGTAGAGTGGCATAGAGGGTGAAGGCGCTTCGCAAACAAGCTCCCCTTGTGCGTCCAGTATTGAGCTACCATTTTCATCGTAACACTTTACTTTCATTCCCAAAGCTAGCGCTTGAAGTTCGCCTGCGTATACTGGCAATGTTGGGCTTCCCGCAGCGAAACAGCCGTTGATATCGGTACCGCCTGAAATAGAATTGAAATGTAGATCTTCTTTGATTGCTTTGTAGACCCATTCAAATCCTTCAGTTGAGAGCGGTGAACCTGTCTGAGATATTTCTCGTAGCGATGACAAATTGAAATGCTTTCGAGGCTCGAATCCAACGCTTTTTAGATAATTAATATAACTTGCACTACAGCCGAAAATAGTTATTTTTTCATCCTGAACTAATTTCCACATAGCGCTCCAGTCGGGATAATTAGGATTGCCGTCATACAGTACCACAGTAGCTCCAACGGATAGAGAGCTTACCAGCCAATGCCACATCATCCAGCTAGGACTTGTTATGTATGTAATTACATCTTCTCTTTTTAGATCTGTATGAAGGATTAACTCTTTCAAGTGATTAATAAGCACACCAACTCCTTGTACCATACATTTTGGTTTGCCGGTAGTTCCTGAAGAGAACATAATATATACAGGGTGCTCGAAAGGCAATTGCTCAAATTGAATTTTAGGCTGTTTTTCAGGCAATAAAAAGTCATCATATCGTACTGCTTTAGGAATATCGCTAGTGTCAAGTTTTTCTTGCACGAAAGGAACCACGATAACTTTTTCTAGCGAATGAATTTCTTTTGCAATTTTTTTAGCGCTAGCTAAAGTATCAAAGCTCTTCCCTTTATAGAAATAACCATCTGCCACGAACAAAAGTTTCGGCTCAATTTGACCAAGGCGATCAAGTACTGCAGCAGGACCAAGCTCAGCGCCACAGCCAGCCCATATAGCACCGATACTAGTAGTAGCGAGCATAGCAACGACAGTCTCTATTAAATTTGGCATATAAGCGCCAACTCTATCTCCAGGCGCCAGGCCATGTTTTAGCATCGATTTTGCTAGACGAGCTACTTGATTATAGAGTTCAGCATAGCTGATTTCAGAACGCTTCTGGGTCTCTCCTCTGAAAATGAAAGCCACTTTCTCGTCCCTGTACCTCAAAAGGTTCTCGGCAAAGTTCAATCTTGCTTTTGTAAACCATTTTGCACCTGGGAATTTAGTTAAGTCATCAACAACCTTTTCATAGCTTCGTGAAGCGATAATTCTGCCGAATTCCCACATAGCAGCCCAAAAATCAGGTATATTTTCAATTGACCATTTATGCAGTTTATGGTAAGAGTTGATTTCAAGACCGTACTTCTCATTGACAAAACTAATAAATTTAGTCATATTAGCCTGGTTTATGAGCTCTTCACTTGGTTTCCAAAGCAGTTTTC
This genomic window contains:
- a CDS encoding electron transfer flavoprotein subunit beta/FixA family protein: MEIIVCAKQVPDTTEAELKISEDKKSVKIANLPLDINEWDNYALEEAILIKEKFSGFVRVITIGSSNADTMLRMCLAKGADEAVRIDTVEQLDGYLTSLLLAQAIKEQNYKFDLILTGVQSSDYAQAQVGGMLAELLNVPHATIVTKIELEGKSAKVERELEGGTKELLIINLPAVFTVQSGINEPRYASMLGIKRASAKEIKLLRLGELKPKVVIENLFIPPKLKKAEILTGGLDEATAKLSSIIKEKGLLR
- a CDS encoding (Fe-S)-binding protein, translated to MQTLIQKYDLLGCVQCGKCTGSCPIALKSELRIRRLVYEAIITKDFQFDKKELWDCTTCATCELRCPKKAKPLDFICELRSRVIEKGRIPTTLRNALESTLKHKNPWGRAKEKRSDWCSELGIKRLDEGKQAELLLYVGCTPAYDPRCQNIAKALAKIFQSLKVNFGILGNEECCCGNEMKKAGEEGLFELLAEENISVFKKYNIDEIITISPHCYNTFKNDYPKFGAELNVKHYTEFLSELLEKGSLNLKSVKENKVITFHDPCYLGKRNKTFEEPRKIIAGIKNLEFREFDRCKETSLCCEGGGGRMWLESEVGKERLSEVRVKDAIELGAEIILTSCPFCLLTLEDAVKTTNSEDKIKVMDLAEITAEALS
- a CDS encoding acyl-CoA dehydrogenase family protein, whose protein sequence is MRLELTEEQLKFKALVREFAEKEIAPIAQEIDRDGRFPSEVITKAAKLGLLGITIPKEYGGLGLDNISYAIAIEEISKVSGSLGLTLEAHNSLCTWHIYNKGTEEQRKKYVVPLAKGQYLGAWALTEPLAGSDAASIQTTAVREGDYWVINGTKLFITNSDIAGTIVVMAVTDKSKRAKGISAFIIEKGTEGLSYGKEEDKLGLRACRTVEVILENCKVPKENLLGGEGMGFIGAMETLYGGRVGVAAMAVGIAQAAYEVSLKYSKQRKQFGKYICEFQAIQWMLANMATEIEAARLLALRAAYLADIGKRYVKEASMAKLFASEVAMKITAQAIQILGGYGYTEDYPVERFFRDVKLCEIGEGTSEVERLIISREILKEL
- a CDS encoding acyl-CoA dehydrogenase; its protein translation is MDLKLTEEQELIKKTVRDFAAKEIAPVAQEIDKERRYPAEIINKLSKLGLMGITIPSEDCGAGLDTVSYTIAIEELSKASAAVGAIVAVHHLACEVIRKFGTREQKRKYLANLASGKYLGAFALTEPNAGSDASAIEMSAKLEGNEYVLNGKKLFIVNGAQASVVNVFAKTDATKGAKGISAFIVEKDFHGFSVGKTIGKLGIRGCEITELLFENCKVPKENLIGQENEGFKIALASLDSGRIGIASQALGIAQAAFEEALKYSKQRKQFGKFICEFQAIQWMLANMATEIEAARLLVYKAALAKDRNEKFTLEASMAKLFASEVAVRTAIKAVQIHGGYGYTKDYPVERYFRDSKITEIYEGTNEIQRLIIASQLLGRRTI
- a CDS encoding Zn-ribbon domain-containing OB-fold protein translates to MKERITESLGIKEVVGEIPVWYLYTVGIAGEKFFRGLKQGKLIGVRCDRCHKIYLPPKIYCLNCFKELTEKDYLEIDNEGEIYSFTQLQVDLECNKLDKPQTIAFVKFKNVTGGLIQRIESKKLKIGMKVKVKFDRVSDDNLMNIYFVPK
- a CDS encoding Zn-ribbon domain-containing OB-fold protein — protein: MVEYKGTAIKGEDIRTKVLAIEYKPVAKYCWSTGIAIGRFLKELKNGKIIGRKCNKCSRVTTPPRMFCEKCFRESDEWVYLKDTGTVNTFALSYIAFDTTKLEKPVIPAVIWLDGADNAGFLHILGEAEPKDVKIGMRVKAVWKEANERKGDITDIKYFKPLE
- a CDS encoding acetyl-CoA acetyltransferase yields the protein MQKVAIVGIGQSQTNSIISDLSYKELMFQAAVRAYNDAGIEAKAVESFICCSEDFLEGTSIADEYVPDQLGGMQKAVCTIGGNGLHGIVNAYMQIRTGLIDLALVEAHSKISDVLSLNYILEFGFDPLYNRLGVNPHFLAGLEMTRFLYENKLKRELCAEVVVKNKKNALDNPIACYGSNLKVEDVLNSEVVSYPLTKLDISQLADACTVVILASAAKVRNKERAIWIKGVGWCNDVYSLELRELARATCVEKAGEMAYKLSKTMPKNIDLAEIDDTYSYKELQHLKALKLSERTNVNISGGSLGMGYTFENSGLLRLAEVVYQLRGEAGKRQIKNAETGLAQAWRGIPTNSSAVIILER
- a CDS encoding acetoacetate--CoA ligase, producing MGKLLWKPSEELINQANMTKFISFVNEKYGLEINSYHKLHKWSIENIPDFWAAMWEFGRIIASRSYEKVVDDLTKFPGAKWFTKARLNFAENLLRYRDEKVAFIFRGETQKRSEISYAELYNQVARLAKSMLKHGLAPGDRVGAYMPNLIETVVAMLATTSIGAIWAGCGAELGPAAVLDRLGQIEPKLLFVADGYFYKGKSFDTLASAKKIAKEIHSLEKVIVVPFVQEKLDTSDIPKAVRYDDFLLPEKQPKIQFEQLPFEHPVYIMFSSGTTGKPKCMVQGVGVLINHLKELILHTDLKREDVITYITSPSWMMWHWLVSSLSVGATVVLYDGNPNYPDWSAMWKLVQDEKITIFGCSASYINYLKSVGFEPRKHFNLSSLREISQTGSPLSTEGFEWVYKAIKEDLHFNSISGGTDINGCFAAGSPTLPVYAGELQALALGMKVKCYDENGSSILDAQGELVCEAPSPSMPLYFWNDSNNEKYLDDYFRYYDKNVWRHGDYIVIHSDTGGITFYGRSDAVLKPSGVRIGTAEIYNVVERLPEIADSLAVGQNWKGDQRVILFVKLAQGYSLTEELKDKIIKTLRENASPRHVPALIMETPEIPYTFNQKKVEIAVTNILHGKPVTNRDALINPESLDYFESILPSLQEK